The genomic DNA CCCTTCGTCAAGAAGCGGGTCAACAGCTGAGAGGATGAGACTGGTCGGCGGGAATCTGGGCAAGACGTCGTCCGAGAGGAAGGACAAGGGGGAGGCCTGCgctgtctgtctgtctttctcctcagGTATAAAGGCATCGATCATCCAGTTCAGCGTATCCGCTTTCAGAAAGGGTCCGTCCTTGAATATCTCGTATGATTCCAACTTCTTGTGCGTATCGGTGATTGGGTAGAAGAGAACTATGTGGGCGAATTCAGCCGGTAGACTTCGCTCCAACGCCATCTGTATCAAGGCGATGGCCATGTGTCCTAATGCTGGTCAGAAGCTATCAGAACAACGCAAAATGGGACGACGTACCTCCGGCACTGTCTCCGGCGAGAGCGATCGACTGGACTATCAGGTTACGCTCGCTTCCGTGGCGGACCAGATAGTCGAGAACTTCGTAAATCTGCTCAAACTGAAAGGGAAACTGTTTCTCAGGCGCGGGTGTGTATTGAGGGAACACTATCGCAGCTCCCGTTCCCCGGGCTAAGTCTTCTAACAACGGCGCAAAGGATGCAGGGCTTACGCTGATCAGTAGTGCATCTTTACGCGCCGATGGTGCGGTGCTTTACCTGCCAAGAATCCAGCCGCCACCGTGAGTGTAGAAGACCATCGGAAGCTGCTTCGTGGCGAGGGACTTGGGCCTGACTATCACCACACTGGTTGGGCCGCATTCTCCAGGAACCTGAAATGTTTCAGTCAAGATATCCGGCGCCGCTTCGTGCTTCTGCAGTATTTCCATAGCCTCGCGGGCCTTCACTGCCCCCAACTGGTGAGGAGCAGGCTCGTTAGCAATTGCGTCGGCAAACGAGGTATTCTGCGGGTCGAGGTAATGCATCATGAATGGCTTTGGTGGATCATCGGCGATAGTTTGTGGTGTTGAGAACCTGGTGGCCTTGATAAGACAGGAGTTACCATGATGGATCAATGCGAGTCCGTTGCAACCGGGTCAATCCCCGGTACTCCGCGGACTTGCCTTACAAGTGTGGATTACCACGGAGCACTTCCGACACACTTCCGACTTGTGTTCGGTGAGCAAGCCAGTCCTATATTCCAGACTTCAGTGCAATGATATGTACATCAGACCACTACATCATTCACTGAATGACAACAACCCCTACTCTGGACAACGTACTAGCAAAGCCCGCCGACCTCTGCTGCCTGAAAGGCGCCATTCACAGCGGAGAGCCGACCGGGTCAATTACGCAGATTGAGGGCATCGACACCTACATCGCCCGGACTCACCCAGAGAGATCCAACGGCAATgtgatcctcttcttcccggaCGCGTTCGGTCTCCATATCAACAGCTTCCTGATGATGGACGCCTTCGCCGAGTGCGGCTATCTGACGCTCGGCGTTGACTATTTCCTCGGGGTATGAGATTTCGAGCCATTGAGTCGTACAGGCCTGAGTATTAATTCAAATACCACAGGATTCTGTAACAAAGTACTGCGCGAGACCATTGAGTGACCCCAAGTTCGATTTTGAAGGTTGGAAAACTCGACATCTCAGGGCCTCGGAAGAGGTTGCTGCGAAATGGGTAAATGGCGTCAAGGCGCAATACGGCGCAACCGACGACGTCAAATTCGCTTGTGTGGGATATTGGGGGGTGCTACACGCTGCTCAGCTGGGAGCAAAAGACTAACGTGCTCGCCATCAGTTGGGGCGCCCGATTCGTTTGCCAGCAGTTGTCTGCGGAGGGAATATGTAAAGCTTGAGCTATCGCTCACCCTTCGTTCTTGAAAGAAAGCGATATCTTCAAAGTGAAGGGTCCGTAGGCGGCGAAACCACTGCGTCTTCATGGTTGCTAATCAATTACAGAACCCATCCTTTTTTCGGTGCCTGCTATGGATAAGCTCTTTGAGCCAACGGAGCGAAACAGAACGGTCGAAATCCTGACACAGAATGGACAACAATTTAACATGCAAATATTCGCCAAGGTGGGCCACGGGTTCGCGGTAAGTTGATCCCTCCTATTTCCCCGTGAAGAAAGGCGCTAATCGCTTTGTATGAAGTCACGGGCCCGTCTCACTGATCCTTATGAGAGGTGGGCAAAAGAGCAGAGTTTCAAGGGCATTCTTGACTGGTTCGACTTTTGGCTTGCCAAAATGTAACTACGCAGCATTGGAAGGGGCTGGGCACTGAGCTAAAATACCCGTAGATGCAAGGGGCTTGCAGAGCGGTAGGCCAACGTCTAGGATCAACACTATCGAAGTACTAGCTTTTGGGCTCGCCCGTGGTATGTAGGCCAGGAACTGTGTATTGATCTACAATGAACTTGCACATCCCTGTCTTCATGTTCCCTGGCCTTGTAAGGAGAATGGGGTGATGTAGCTCTAAACCTAAACACACAAGAAAAAAATGCATTTGTACAATGTCAGACCTAGACGTTCGATACTTCCATATGTATCACAGCAATGGTCAATAGAAATCTACAGGGGTCCAACGTCACTTGGAGAATGTCCGTATACTGGATATAAAGGCACGCTGAGAAGTGTCAAGGAAGATGGCAAGGGTTCGTATCAGTGGCAACTAGGCTGATGTTCTGGATTCTGTTATGGTGAATGTGTACGCATAGAAGTTGTGTTGCTCTTCGCTGCAAGCAGTTGCACTAGGATCGAGTCTCTGTCCTCCACCAGGTTTGTCCAGTCAGTAGCCCCCAGCCACTCCTCGACACTGTCCTGCAGCGAAGATAATCTTTCGTCACTCCAATCAAATCTATGCTTCAACATATCGTCCTCCCAAGCTCGAATCGATGGCCCCAGTCGTTCAATTCGCCGTACAAACCCACCCGGtccgcctcctccgccaaGCGCATTAGTAGCGATTGGACCTGTGAGGGCCCAGCGAAGGCCCGGTCCTTGTGTAACAGCAAAATCGAGGTCTTCAGCCGAGACAACACCGCGGCTAATCAGACTGTATGCTTCGTTGTTGATTGCTGCCTGGAGTCGATTTGATACGAACCCCGGGACCTCGTGACGTACCCGAATGGGTCTTTTCCCGAGTGATTGGTAGAACCTCATCGCGATGGAGATATACTCCTCGCTAGTTCCGGCATG from Aspergillus oryzae RIB40 DNA, chromosome 7 includes the following:
- a CDS encoding uncharacterized protein (predicted protein), whose protein sequence is MALERSLPAEFAHIVLFYPITDTHKKLESYEIFKDGPFLKADTLNWMIDAFIPEEKDRQTAQASPLSFLSDDVLPRFPPTSLILSAVDPLLDEGLAFSRRLQKAGVDAAVIRAEGQMHAFVLLKAIRDSPTARAIMDLTTLRLRTALASPP
- a CDS encoding uncharacterized protein (predicted protein); this encodes MTTTPTLDNVLAKPADLCCLKGAIHSGEPTGSITQIEGIDTYIARTHPERSNGNVILFFPDAFGLHINSFLMMDAFAECGYLTLGVDYFLGDSVTKYCARPLSDPKFDFEGWKTRHLRASEEVAAKWVNGVKAQYGATDDVKFACVGYWGVLHAAQLGAKD